From a region of the Brevibacterium siliguriense genome:
- a CDS encoding flavodoxin family protein has translation MVNVLLVHHSPSAATAQIAEAAESGLRMPELGDIDVTVRAALEASAEDVLAADAYVLGTTANFGYISGALKHFFDTTYDAVREPTAGRPFSYWIHGGYDTTGAETAMKQITTGLGWKLAFDPLVFTGEVTDAHLEKATELAATVAATTP, from the coding sequence ATGGTCAACGTTCTGCTCGTCCATCATTCCCCGTCTGCTGCGACCGCACAGATCGCCGAGGCGGCCGAGTCCGGACTGCGCATGCCAGAGCTCGGCGACATCGACGTCACCGTCCGTGCGGCTCTGGAGGCGAGCGCCGAAGATGTGCTCGCCGCCGATGCCTATGTGCTCGGCACGACCGCGAACTTCGGCTATATCTCCGGTGCCCTCAAGCACTTCTTCGACACCACTTATGACGCAGTGCGCGAACCGACCGCAGGCAGGCCGTTCTCCTATTGGATCCACGGCGGCTATGACACGACCGGGGCCGAGACCGCGATGAAGCAGATCACGACGGGTCTGGGCTGGAAGCTCGCCTTCGATCCGCTCGTGTTCACCGGCGAGGTCACAGACGCCCACTTGGAAAAGGCCACGGAGCTGGCCGCCACAGTAGCCGCCACCACCCCTTAA